From the Parus major isolate Abel chromosome 1A, Parus_major1.1, whole genome shotgun sequence genome, the window ttttaaatgaactgtGGTAAAAATTATTGCTTGGAGCAGTTTGAAAGAgttgaaatatatttaaggGAGTGGTGGGGGCACAATGGTAATGAAGAAATGCTGGTCCAAAAGTTCTGAAAAAGTTGTGTGTTTATCTACCAGACAAATACAGTCTAGACACCAGCACTATGACCTTAATTGATCACAACCCTCTTCTGTTTAGAGTGGGATAATGGTTCAGTCACTCCCTGCATTGCCAAACAGTTTGAGACCTTTACTGGCATGGTGTTTACAGCTCCAGTAATGCAGTGGTACCTGAGCTTCTCTAGCAGCTGGACTAACATCAGGATGCTAGTTGGTAAAGTTCTGAAAATTGAATAGAAAAACCCCAGTGTTTTCTGGTGGTATTTCTGCTGTGGCCTAGGTTAAAAGTTTTTCTTGTAatggagagaagagaaagtaTTATGGAATGATAAGGCGATAGTATGGAGTGATGATCAGCAGATATGGGAAGGAAACTGAGCAGCTAAGTGAGTCAGTAAGAGGAGGTGCAGGTTTGATGCTGTGAATATTTAGCTGCTTAGGATGAAGCTGTCTCTAGTTTCCTTATCTCAAATTTGTTTGTCATCTGATCTTTGCAGGAATGGGGGTTTGCCAGCCACAGTTAACAGCTGCTGAATCCCCTGAGCATCTGTGCTTGTGATGATGCTATAGCAGAGGTTTGCTCTGCATGGTTCAAGTTGCATCCTTCTGCTGGTTATTTTCTTAGCACTCTGTTGGAAGATGTCAGCTACTTTAATTTAGGTTTTTCAGCAGGCATTTCCCTTTGGTCAGAGAAACATAGGATATATTGCAtctgtccctggagcagctttgTGGTGGTTTTCGTGTTTCTTGTGGCCAGCTATAACTCTTGCTGTGGTGGCTCATAGTTAAAAAATCCCCACTCACTGCTTTGCTCTATAAATACCGTTCCCAGATATTGGAGCAAAGCGCAGAGCAAAGCTGCAGTTGCATTTGGTCTAAGTTTGTGCTGAaggctggggatgctccatACATAgcagaggaattttttccccacctATTTGAGGGTGGGGAAGAGAAAGCTTGCTTTGCTTCCTATCCCAAAGACTGGAGTGAGCATAGCTAGTAATTCTTCTGATGGTAAGGATTTTGTAAGCATTTTTCTGAGAATGCTTTCCAGCAGAGCAATAGTTCTGACCCTTGTTGCTTTTGCTCTCACAGGGGCCTGCAGGACTTGCATCTTTAGGCATCTTGAATATTGTTCTCTTCTGTGTGGAATAAGTAGGGAAACATCAGAAGTATCAAGTCATCACTGTCCATAAAATCTCCTCCTCCCAATTTTTATTGTCAGGTCCAGGCAATTGAAAGCCTTTTCCTTAAGTTAAAAAGTTTATTCTCAACTTTAGATAGAAATATGCTGATGTAGTTGCATTGACTCAGCAGAGTCACTCTCCTACACTTGTGAGAGTGGGCTTAAATAAGTGGTTCATGTTTAAATGCCAGGCAATCACAAGCATTGTCATTTTGGGCCATGAAAACCTTGAGTTTCTCAGTAAGATACTGTCTGCTTCTGCTGAGTGGTCACTATTGCTCCCTGGTAGAGCTGGCAGGGCTTCAGTGCCCTCTGCAAACTGCCATGCCAAGTGCTGTACCATGCCCTATTCGCCCACTCTGATTGATAGTGGTCCCAAAGCTATCTTTGTGCACTTTAATCTCATTAGAGCTATGAGGAAGTAAGCATAAACCCAAAATTATGGATATGGTCAAGTGATGACCTGAATTCAGCCAATAATATCTTTCTGCTTTAGGCTTTGGAGATAGAAGTGATATTGAACAGCTTGCTGCATTACCAACAAAAGTCTTTGCAGAATTAGAAATCTGATGGACCTTACTAGAAATTAGCCTTTTTGCTTCCAGAAAAGCTGCAAATAGAATAGgatattttctcccttctttcttttattttgtatcttggctctgtgtgtgtaCTGTTCTATATAAATCTCTTGTTTGGGCAGGTAGCTGATAACttaaagattaatttctgaCAAATAagcatttattgttttcttGCTGATTCTTCTAATCTATGAAAGCAACTGAGCAAAAGGGCATAAGAAAACCTATAAGAAAGTGAGGTTgtgatttggggatttttttaaagctctttgcACACTAgctgtctttttatttaaatactattCTTAGTTTGAAACTTTAATTCTGGGCGTACATTTGGTGCCCAGATGGTGCAGACTCACACAGAAGCCCATCACGCTGTCAGGGCAGGCGGatacatatgtaaatattttgccttttcccccTATAATATTTGGCTCTGTCTAATCTAATTGCTGTCAAAGGCAGAATGTGAAGAATACTTAAGCAAACAATGAGGACCTCAAATGTTTATACTACGCTAACTCTGGAAAATGCTGGTAGACTGTGCTGTAATTAATAActtgttttgtgggttttcttcttCATGCTGTGAATTCATGGTCTATGATCTAAGTTCAGGCCAAGCAGTATCTTACAACCCTTAGTAGAAACCTGTATTTGTAGTGGTTTGAAAGCATATTTCACCCTGTGGAACTGTCGATATAAGGCTAATGGGTCTGCCTTTTCAGTTCAGGCTGGCAGTAAGGGTCCTCTATCTGCCTCCTTATGTATAGTGctctttattatttatataattcattgtttcatttaatttattatattgaGTGCTCatcttaatgtatttttaatacataaaagCATTTCCATCACTGCTCCTTCTCTGACTAGTGGTAGCTAATAACAAAGAGCATGGCCAACCCCATTAAGGATACCTATTTACTTATCAAAGGCCTGAGCTAAAATAACATAATGTTAGTGGGAAAATTACTTCCATGAGCTTTGACAGCTTAGTGAGAAGGTCTAATAAAGCCAGTGCTAGTTGAGAATGCTGGCAAAAGCAAGGTAGGAAACCTGACTGGCTTTCATCAATACAAGAAGAGTTACACCATTACAGGTTTCTGATCAGATGTGGAATTTGGCTAGGCTTTAATTCATGGAAAGCATCAGACTACACCAGATGCTTTCTTCTAAGGACACTAACTATGCAGAAAGATGCCAGCAGATCAGATCCTAGAGGGGAAATTATTGTACAGGAAGGAAAGTACTGGTAAAAGGAGATGTAATGATGTGACCAGAAGACATCAGAAGCAGAACATGGTTCTTTTTTCCATGGAACATGGGTGAAatcctgagagaaaaaaatgcccCATTTCAACCATTGATGTTGTCATCTGAACCTCGTTGTTTAGGTATGCCAATGAATTCTGTCTCTGAACCTGCTGTGAAAGTGTCTGTGTACCTTCAAGAGACAGTGTAGCCTGTCGTGTCCTTTTGCTGTGAGGTAGAAAGGGTCAGGACGTTATCAGTATCtaaatgtataatttttctgtgttatttttttattatataagGAAAGATCGAAGGTGTTTGCTTTGTGCATTTCCTGAAGTATGGTCATTGAGTCATGACCATGCCCACACAAAAAGCTAAGACACGAATTTATAGTTTCTATATGTTAACTGCATGGCAGTCACTAGCTCATAGTTCAGAGAAGACATGAAAGAAGGGGTAATTTGCCACACAGATATCTCATGGTGAAAGCAGACACTGGCAGCTATTCCAGAGCCAGTCTGGAAAGTTCCTGGAATGTGTGAAAGATAAACTTCCTGTATCATAAGTTTGGATCTGAGCTTATGTGGCGTGGGTCAGAGAGAGTGCTGGTTGGCACAGTGAGCCGGAATGGTAGGgattgctttggttttttggttgtcAAACCCATCTGGCCTATAGCTGGCAGGACATGTTACATTCATTTAACCaggcttttctgcattttgcctTTCCCAGGAGCAATTGAGCGGTGCTCGTACATCAAGTACCACTACTCCTCAGCCACCATCCCCAAGAACCTTACCTACAACATCACCAAGACGATCCGCCAGGATGAATGGCACGCCTTGCGTAAGTGTCGCTGCCTTTCTTCACCCTTCTCCTCGTGTGCAGGCGGGAGGTGCTCCCTGATAAATGGGAGCAGAGGCTTTGAGTGACGGCCTGCTCAGAGCCCTCATCTCACATACGGTTTGTCTCTGTAGCAGACGGATCGATTTGTTCTTAGGACCTAcatctctgtttctgctgcagacTGGAAATTCTGCTGAGGCATGGGAATGTGGCAGTGGGGAAAAGGCATTTGTATGCAGAGATTAATATTGagttaaatacaaaaatgaataACAAAATCAATGCcctattttttaattcagtgaaatGCTCTGTACGTGAGCACATTctcatgctgctgctgagtttccTGCTTCCAGGAGAATTCATTGCTGGCTTTTATTGTAGActgtgccctgctgccagcagctcctgtgtgagTGTAATATCACTCTTTTTTGAAGATCTCAAAAGAGAATCGCTGCACCCTTTAAGGCACAAGGAAGGAGTTCAGCCCTCAGTGATAATTGTAGCCAGTGGTCACCAACTTGTAATGCTTGCTGAAGTGACAAGACCTGACAGGAATGGAATTGCCTTGGGATGTATTGGCTGACCTTAAATCTTGTCTCTTTCTCatcttggagaaggaaaagtgtttttgCTGATAAAATGCAAGAGGTAGAATTTCACAAGGAGGGATTTCACTGTGACTTCTCTTGTTACTACATAATCATGGGGACCAATGAATGTCCTGAGAGGCTCTATATTGGTGGAAGCAGTTAAATCTCCTTGAAGGTGCCAAGGGTTGAGGCAATACTGATTCTGCCTGACAACCTTAAAAGGTGATTGTGAGCTTCTACTCTGTCAGTTTGAGAACTGTGCCCATGGTGTTCCCATGGCTTTCAGGATGTTTCACTTCCCCCTTGTGTGGCTCTTGCTTTGAGAGGGTCCTTTTAAGCTCTGACAGAGAAAGTGCAATATTATAATTGATTTCCTCTCAAGACCCTCCTTTTAGGGTCTTGctaaatgcttatttttttttttaatgtctttgtggataaatacatatttctatTGTGACATgacagagaaaaggaataacTGAAGTTATGCCTCTCAGCAGATTGTAAGAGGTTGGTCTTGCAAAATACTCTGCTATGCTAATTTGTCCCTGAAATCAGAAGATCAGAAAGTTTAGTTTGCTTCAGGTTTTCTCCTACCACCTGTCTTTTCAGTTGGTGCTAATTTTATGTTAACATAAAATGTAACAATGTTCATCtatgggaaataaaagaagtgCATCCACCACCCAAGACGTCTTCTGTTAGGGCTCATagggcagcaggaaggggctTTGGTTTATacttttttgtgtatgtgtagTTTTGCCACTGTTGTAACAAGGACTTTTCTGCAACCATCTACTGGGAATCTCCCtgttcaaaaattatttcctaaaattaaTCTTTATCTCAGCAATGGCTCATATCATATAAAGGGTTTCAACACTGGTCAATCTGACATTTCCAAGTCAACCTGGCCATTATTttgctctgaatatttttctgtttcttttagtGAATGTTGAGACAAGCAGCAAAAGAAGGGCCCAGGCCTGGctatcttctttcttttgacaTGGATTATTTTAGCAtgataaaggggaaaaaaaataaaaagtatttcctgaagaaacatggggggggtgggggtggggtgGGAAATGGCATCTTGGAGAACTTCAGAGGaactggaaaggagaaagcagaataTCTAGTCAccctagtaaaaaaaaaaaaaaaagccttttccaggtTGAAGCCGCTGTAATCATTTgctgtatttgtatttcagttgcggttattttctttttctggtgtATGGACAGCCACCTGTGGTGCCTGAAAAGGAAATCTGTTGTTTTGCATGTTCAGTGGGTTGGGGATCAGAGGAGAGAGGGCTCTCCACCATAGACTGCAAACTACTTTTTTTTGGACTGGTAGGCAGGACTGATGTTCCAGCAGTTTCCCTTGAATTGCAGGAGTGAGTGAGGGACAATTAATTTGAGGCTGAGGACCTTATGGCACCATTCAGCACAAAAAGCAGATACTCTTCTAGCTGTGCTGTTAGCTGTACTAGAAGAACCTGAGAGAGCAGCTGGCCATAGAGGGATGGTTAGAGCTGACTTCACCATTTTtgattttatcttcttttcattctgtttgaCATTTTCAAGATGGAACCTTTGCTTCAAATTGATTGCCTATGGCAGTATAAGCTGGGGAAATAGGACTTGTCTTCTCTGCAATCACTTCCTCTCAACTTTCTCTGGTTAAACAGGGATAGAGGGAAGGATGATTGTAGTATTGTCAGTTCTTGCCTGTCAGGAGATAAATGTTCATCTAATTAGACAAAGCAAGTCTCTATACAagctgagagaggaaaagagaagcgGAGGAAAGCTGTGTCCGACAACTTTGATTATGAGTAACTGTGTTTAAGGAAGATGGCATTTACCTTGTCACACTTTGGCCCTGGCCTTGAGTGGAAAACCTGATCCAtagttttgtttcctgaaaaacGAGACCAGCATCATTGATGCTCTTAGAAATGAAGGTGCATTACTGCAGtaaaaagccaagaaaatgtGAGCAGGACTATATTTATTCACACATTGTTCCAAGTGTTTCATGCTGTTCCTGTAGGTTCGCTTTCATTATGCTACAGATGTGTTCACAAAACCTAGGAATGtgctcatggcaggggtttgAACTGTAGAATATGGTGCAGGTATTCAGAAGGGAGAGAAGTGTTTTCAGGTgataaaacaaacatttctacTTCAGGCTTGTGTTTTAAGGAAGCTGACAATAAAAGGGAGGCTATGTTGATGTTAATTCTTTAGTTTTCTTGTCCCAAAATCTTCAGAAAACCCTTATCTGGTATTTTAtagcaaagcagaagaaaggctGTGTTTGTAATGGAAATGGCAGTACCTCCAAGGCAACGAGGGGATGTGCTATATTCAGTTTAGCATCTTCCAGGAGCCAACAGAGCTGTTCCTTAAAGCCACTGAGGGATACGGAACTCAAAGCCCAGGGAGTGTCCAGTCTGTGTTACACTTTGGGGAATAAAAAACATGTGTTGGGTtgatgctgttttaaaaatttttttacaCCACCAGAAGGACTGTAGTAAGGTCATTTTGCTTTAATCCCTGGTTTGCTTTGTGTgggtgtgtttgttttgttctatttttttagTAGGCTATAGGCAACCCCTGCTCTATATTCATCTTATGCTGCACTCTGAGAATTAACTGTTTCATGTAAAAGAGCCATCTTCCCTCCAAGGCGGATGAGGAAACTACTGTGGCTTTGAAATGCTGCAAACAAGCAAGTTGCTGATGTGTGTTCTTGAAGAGtgagatttgtttttctctcagagAACAAGTGCAATGActccctcttccctttctcttgcCTTGGTAGCTGAAAATGGGACAATTGCTGCATGGCACTCGGAGCCTTTGGCAGAGCTCCCAGTGGTTTGTGTTAGAGTGCATGAAAGTCTCTACATCagaagagagataaaaaaaaatcttcctagTCCCCAAAAGCTCTTGTTTTGCTGATTCACAGAGCCTATTATGTGAGGTAGATAGTTGGGCCTagaagccttttatttttccttcctccctaTATGTCACAAACCTGATTTTGTACTTTGGATTTAAAGTACAAAGAAGAGGGAATTTGTCTGTTCTTCTCCAGCTTGCCATTGCCTCCTCAGCCTGTCTTCCAtagcagctgtgttttgtgtcCAGGAATCTGAAGAGTGCTGCATCTGGGCAGGAAGTGGCTGGAATTGCTatggaaactgatttttttcctgcacagctTAGAAATTGTGTCACCAGACTGCTTTAGAGTGAACCAGTTCATAATCAGGTAGCCAGTTCTTCCTAAGTGTTTAAAATTTCCTGGGCTTTTTGAAGATACTCCTTGCCTGGCACTGTGGGATCTCCTTTGCCGGTCTAGCACCCCCATGTTTCTACTGCAGGACCACAGGACATGGGCTCTGAATTTAAAGTATCAGTGGAGACAGCTGTGTTGTCAGAACAACAATTATAAAGCTTTTTATTGGAGTGATAACATTCATTTGCACTCTGGAACTGCAGCACTCCTGTGTTTGTGGTGGTCTAAAAGCCATTTGCATAAAAAATGAATTCTGAAGTCAAAAGTAATAGCCTGGAACATTCTGAGAAGAGCAAGTATTGGAGGAAATGAGTAATTTCTGCAGGGTGTACAGAGTggtaatattttaattcataCGGCATCTATCCTGAAACTGAGCGCATTTTATTGGTCTTAATGCTCTGAATTTTGCAGGATCCTACAAAGCACTCAAATACTTCCTTATAACCAGTaaaactactgaaaaataatccaGCAACAATTAACACTCATGAAAATGTCTGTACTTCAAATTTCTGCTATGTCTAGACTTCTAATTTCTACAGAATTCCCAAGCTTTCTCGTTCCATGGAACATGAAGTTGATATTTGTACAGAAGCTCAATTGTCAAGGCTTGACAATGCCTTGGTAACACCAGCAGACTTATGCACTTGGCATCATCTGGTATTTTAAgcagcaataaatatttaattgttgcatttttaataaaggcTGACcccagaatatttttccttttgttttttttttttttcttttatggatACTAATGAAAACACTGTTTGAAGTAAATAGGCAGCATCCCACTTTCCTTCGTCCTTTGTTTCTCTCCCTCCTGTGTGTCTACAAGGAAATCCTGCTTCATTTTTAAGCTACCTGGGCCCCCAGATGGAAGCACACCCTGAAGTATGGCCCTGTCCTGCTGGTCAGTGCCATTTGGCTGACAGTATGATGTCATTCCTTAGTGCATTGGTTATGACAACAGACGGGGCAGCCATCCCAGAGGTTAGTCAGGCAGCAGGTGCTCACATGCCTGGAGGTCTCCTGTTGTTGGATCTTCATTGCATTTGTTGTTCCCACAGCTAATGACCAGGTGGTAGTGACAGACCTtctcatttccctctctctttgcTGTAGGGTTTTCTTGATATCCTGCTATTTCAAGCTaagatataatttatttttttttttgcatcgCAGTCTAAGACCTATTTTGAAATCTGTAAGGGATTTTATTGCCTTCTGCTAGGCTTCATCTTAGGATCTGCTAATATGCCTGTGACCTTAATACCTACATTGATGAATAACTTTCCCAAATTCATACtactttttatttgcttcttaGAAGAGCAGGAGATGGAGTAAGGGAGGAGACCAGGAGACCTGACCTCAGTCCTGAGCTGACAGGGGTGCCTGAATAGCGAATATGGATAAGATTTaggaagggagaaaatgagGACAAGGAAAGGGGTAAAAcagtgctggagagctgggagaggtAAGAGGAAGGATTACTAAGCATTGCAATTGGGAAAAAGTTGGAATGGTGGATTGGAACAATTTTG encodes:
- the LOC107204196 gene encoding uncharacterized protein LOC107204196 isoform X2 — protein: MMASITSPCALYCGSVPLVRLFPPFDGGAIERCSYIKYHYSSATIPKNLTYNITKTIRQDEWHALLKCSVREHILMLLLSFLLPGEFIAGFYCRLCPAASSSCVSVISLFFEDLKRESLHPLRHKEGVQPSVIIVASGHQLVMLAEVTRPDRNGIALGCIG